In Aquila chrysaetos chrysaetos chromosome 17, bAquChr1.4, whole genome shotgun sequence, one genomic interval encodes:
- the EIF3D gene encoding eukaryotic translation initiation factor 3 subunit D isoform X4, which yields MAKFVTPVIQDNPSGWGPCAVPEQFRDMPYQPFSKGDRLGKVADWTGATYQDKRYTNKYSSQFGGGSQYAYFHEEDETSFQLVDTARTQKTAYQRNRMRFAQRNLRRDKDRRNMLQFSMQTLPKSAKQKERDRLRLQKKFQKQFGVRQKWDQKSQQKPRDSSVEVRSDWEVKEEMDFPRLMKMRYLEVSEPQDIECCGALEYYDKAFDRITTRNEKLLRSIKRIFHTVTTTDDPVIRKLAKTQGNVFATDAILATLMSCTRSVYSWDIIVQRVGSKLFFDKRDNSDFDLLTVSETANEPPQEEGNSFNSPRNLAMEATYINHNFSQQCLRMGKEKYKFPNPNPFVEDDMDKNEVASVAYRYRRWKLGDDIDLIVRCEHDGVMTGANGEVSFINIKTLNEWDSRYCNGVDWRQKLDSQRGAVIATELKNNSYKLARWTCCALLAGSEYLKLGYVSRYHVKDSARHVILGTQQFKPNEFASQINLSIENAWGILRCVIDICMKLDEGKYLILKDPNKQVIRIYSLPDGTFSSDEDEEDEEEEEEEEEEES from the exons atggcgAAGTTTGTGACACCCGTGATCCAGGACAACCCCTCCGGTTGGGGCCCGTGCGCCGTGCCCGAGCAGTTCAGGGACATGCCCTACCAGCCCTTCAGTAAAGGAGACCGCCTGGGGAAG GTGGCTGATTGGACAGGAGCCACATATCAAGATAAAAGATATACAA acAAGTACTCGTCACAGTTTGGTGGCGGAAGTCAATATGCCTATTTCCACGAGGAGGATGAGACTAGCTTCCAGCTGGTGGATACAGCACGAACGCAGAAAACAGCGTACCAGAGGAATCGTATGCGATTTGCACAG AGGAACCTCCGGAGAGACAAGGACCGTCGGAACATGCTGCAGTTCAGCATGCAGACGCTGCCGAAGAGTGCCAAGCAGAAGGAGAG agATCGTTTGCGCCTACAAAAGAAGTTTCAGAAGCAGTTTGGAGTGAGGCAGAAATGGGACCAAAAATCACAG CAGAAGCCTCGTGACTCCTCTGTTGAAGTTCGCAGTGATTGGGAGGTGAAAGAAGAGATGGATTTCCCTCGGCTGATGAAGATGCGCTACCTGGAGGTGTCGGAGCCACAGGACAT AGAGTGCTGTGGAGCCCTAGAATACTATGACAAAGCCTTCGACCGCATTACAACAAGGAATGAGAAGCTACTGAGGAGTATTAAGCGCATCTTCCATACCGTCACTACTACTGATGACCCAGTTATCCGAAAG CTGGCCAAGACCCAAGGGAATGTGTTTGCCACAGATGCCATCCTGGCCACACTGATGAGCTGCACTCGCTCCGTCTATTCCTGGGACATCATTGTCCAGAGAGTTGGATCCAAGCTTTTCTTTGACAAGAGGGACAATTCAGATTTTG ACCTCCTGACAGTGAGCGAAACAGCCAATGAACCCCCCCAGGAAGAGGGCAACTCCTTTAATTCTCCACGCAACCTTGCCATGGAAGCTACCTACATCAATCATAACTTCTCGCAGCAGTGTCTGAGGATG ggaaaggagaaatacaAGTTTCCCAACCCAAATCCCTTCGTGGAGGATGACATGGATAAAAATGAAGTAGCCTCTGTTGCATACAG ATACCGAAGGTGGAAGCTGGGAGATGATATAGATCTCATTGTCCGCTGTGAACATGACGGAGTGATGACAGGAGCTAATGGAGAAGTGTCATTCATCAACATCAAAACACTGAACGAGTGGGATTCCAGG TATTGCAATGGAGTAGATTGGCGCCAGAAGCTTGActctcagagaggagctgtgATTGCCACCGAGCTGAAAAACAACAGCTACAAATTAGCCCGCTGGACATGTTGCGCGCTGCTGGCTGGATCAGAATATCTTAAACTCGG GTACGTATCTCGTTACCATGTGAAGGACTCTGCCCGCCACGTGATCCTGGGCACGCAGCAGTTCAAGCCAAATGAGTTTGCCAGCCAGATTAACCTCAGCATAGAGAACGCCTGGGGCATCCTGCGATGCGTCATCGACATCTGCATGAAGCTGGATGAGGGGAAGTACCTCATCCTCAAGGACCCCAACAAGCAGGTGATCCGGATCTACAGCTTGCCTGACGGCACCTTCAGCTCTGATGAAgatgaggaggatgaggaggaagaagaggaagaggaag aggAGGAGAGCTGA
- the FOXRED2 gene encoding FAD-dependent oxidoreductase domain-containing protein 2, which yields MAPAVCGMLLGLALYTGSLRVVSGAAFLYHDYCIIGAGPSGLQAAYFLQQASRDYVVFERSHAPGSFFALYPRHRKLISINKRYTGKSNSEFNLRHDWNSLLSHDRRLLFRRYSRDFFPDADAMVRYLEDFAALLKLRVQYNTAIVHVTLERNTQAWNGHYFLLTDQDRQNYKCSSLLVATGTWVPNVVNFPGSEYVEGYETVSISPEDFAGQTVLILGRGNSAFETAENILGVTNFIHMVSRSRVRLSWATHYVGDLRAINNGLLDTYQLKSLDGLLEGDLEDLAIIKDKKGKLHITLRFYLENRNTSAGIDSITLPQDELDNFATRAPYDRVIRCLGWKFDFSIYNRSLRMMPGKGNKKKYPQIKPSYESRGTRGLFVLGTASHSVDFRKSAGGFIHGFRYTTRAVHRLLENRHHGVPWPSTVYPITQLTNSIIKRVNEASGLYQMFSVLADIILLRENATAFEYLEEYPVGVLAELEMQTGRKAPNGLFVIIMEYGRNFSGADKDVFYYNRAVGEAQHAWQSNFLHPVIYYYKRLPTEREMRLRPPDWPLPRPDAVHHIVEDFLTDWTAPNAHILPLRRFLENCLSTDLRNFFAESCFLFAFTRQKLPPFCRQGYVRMQGLMGSEGLRRHAVDAGLLEDYTPTDYSGDSPPDSHEGSQDQLLRDHAIPVRPLQHLVNTKDEL from the exons ATGGCCCCGGCGGTCTGCGGGATGCTCCTGGGGCTGGCCTTGTACACCGGCAGCCTGCGTGTGGTGAGCGGCGCCGCTTTCCTCTACCACGACTACTGCATCATCGGGGCCGGCCCCTCGGGTTTGCAGGCGGCCTATTTCCTCCAGCAAGCCAGCCGGGATTACGTCGTCTTCGAGCGGAGCCACGCTCCTGGCAGCTTTTTCGCCCTCTACCCTCGCCACCGCAAGCTCATCAGCATCAACAAGCGGTACACGGGCAAATCCAACAGCGAGTTCAACCTCCGCCACGACTGGAACTCGCTCCTCAGCCACGACCGCCGGCTGCTTTTCCGACGCTACTCCCGCGACTTCTTCCCCGACGCTGACGCGATGGTGCGTTACCTGGAGGATTTTGCCGCCCTGCTGAAGCTGCGGGTTCAGTACAACACGGCCATCGTCCACGTGACGCTGGAGAGGAACACGCAGGCCTGGAACGGCCACTACTTCCTCCTGACCGACCAGGACAGGCAGAACTACAAGTGCAG CTCTTTGTTGGTCGCCACTGGGACATGGGTCCCCAACGTGGTAAACTTTCCTGGTTCAGAATATGTTGAGGGTTACGAGACCGTGTCCATCAGCCCGGAGGATTTTGCTGGCCAAACCGTGTTGATCTTGGGCCGAGGGAACTCGGCCTTTGAGACGGCGGAGAACATTCTGGGCGTCACGAATTTCATCCACATGGTGAGCCGGTCCCGTGTGCGCCTCTCGTGGGCTACCCACTACGTCGGGGATCTGAG agCAATTAACAACGGCCTGCTGGACACCTACCAGCTGAAATCTCTGGATGGGCTTCTGGAGGGTGACCTGGAAGATCTGGCTATCATCAAGGACAAGAAAGGGAAGCTGCACATCACGCTCCGGTTCTACCTGGAGAACAGGAACACCAGTGCAGGCATCGACTCCATCACCCTCCCGCAGGACGAACTGGATAATTTTGCCACCCGCGCACCTTACGACCGTGTCATCCGCTGCCTGGGCTGGAAGTTTGACTTCTCTATCTATAACAG ATCCCTTAGAATGATGCCaggaaaagggaataaaaagaagTATCCTCAGATCAAACCCAGCTATGAGTCCAGGGGCACTCGAGGGCTCTTTGTTCTTGGCACTGCTAGCCATTCTGTTGACTTCAGGAAATCTGCTGGGGGCTTCATCCATGGATTCCGGTATACAA CTCGCGCAGTCCACCGCCTATTGGAAAACCGTCACCATGGTGTTCCCTGGCCATCCACAGTCTACCCTATTACACAGCTGACCAATTCCATCATCAAGCGGGTGAACGAGGCCTCGGGCCTCTACCAGATGTTCAGTGTCCTGGCTGACATCATACTGCTGAGAGA GAATGCCACAGCATTTGAATACCTGGAAGAGTACCCGGTTGGAGTCCTGGCCGAGCTGGAAATGCAGACAGGAAGAAAGGCTCCCAATGGGCTGTTTGTCATCATCATGGAGTATGGGAGGAATTTCTCTGGGGCTGACAAGGATGTCTTCTACTACAACCGAGCCGTGGGAGAGGCACAGCATGCCTGGCAGTCCAATTTTTTGCACcctgttatttattattacaaaCGCCTCCCAACAG AGCGCGAGATGAGACTTCGGCCCCCAGATTGGCCTCTCCCCCGCCCAGATGCCGTCCATCACATTGTGGAGGACTTTCTGACAGACTGGACGGCCCCGAACGCTCACATCCTGCCACTGAGGCGGTTTTTGGAGAACTGCCTCAGCACTGACCTGCGCAATTTCTTTGCAG AATCCTGTTTCCTCTTTGCCTTCACTCGTCAGAAGCTGCCTCCCTTCTGTCGGCAGGGGTACGTGAGAATGCAAGGGCTCATGGGGAGCGAGGGGCTCCGCCGCCACGCGGTAGATGCCGGCCTGCTGGAGGATTACACTCCCACAGACTATTCGGGCGACAGCCCTCCTGACAGCCACGAAGGGTCGCAGGACCAGCTGCTGAGAGATCACGCGATACCGGTTCGTCCGCTGCAGCATCTTGTCAACACCAAGGACGAGCTTTAA
- the EIF3D gene encoding eukaryotic translation initiation factor 3 subunit D isoform X3, producing MAKFVTPVIQDNPSGWGPCAVPEQFRDMPYQPFSKGDRLGKVADWTGATYQDKRYTNKYSSQFGGGSQYAYFHEEDETSFQLVDTARTQKTAYQRNRMRFAQRNLRRDKDRRNMLQFSMQTLPKSAKQKERDRLRLQKKFQKQFGVRQKWDQKSQQKPRDSSVEVRSDWEVKEEMDFPRLMKMRYLEVSEPQDIECCGALEYYDKAFDRITTRNEKLLRSIKRIFHTVTTTDDPVIRKLAKTQGNVFATDAILATLMSCTRSVYSWDIIVQRVGSKLFFDKRDNSDFDLLTVSETANEPPQEEGNSFNSPRNLAMEATYINHNFSQQCLRMGKEKYKFPNPNPFVEDDMDKNEVASVAYRYRRWKLGDDIDLIVRCEHDGVMTGANGEVSFINIKTLNEWDSRYCNGVDWRQKLDSQRGAVIATELKNNSYKLARWTCCALLAGSEYLKLGYVSRYHVKDSARHVILGTQQFKPNEFASQINLSIENAWGILRCVIDICMKLDEGKYLILKDPNKQVIRIYSLPDGTFSSDEDEEDEEEEEEEEGVGERTQVQSTDWENEACQGALRSTAPGFGGVEEES from the exons atggcgAAGTTTGTGACACCCGTGATCCAGGACAACCCCTCCGGTTGGGGCCCGTGCGCCGTGCCCGAGCAGTTCAGGGACATGCCCTACCAGCCCTTCAGTAAAGGAGACCGCCTGGGGAAG GTGGCTGATTGGACAGGAGCCACATATCAAGATAAAAGATATACAA acAAGTACTCGTCACAGTTTGGTGGCGGAAGTCAATATGCCTATTTCCACGAGGAGGATGAGACTAGCTTCCAGCTGGTGGATACAGCACGAACGCAGAAAACAGCGTACCAGAGGAATCGTATGCGATTTGCACAG AGGAACCTCCGGAGAGACAAGGACCGTCGGAACATGCTGCAGTTCAGCATGCAGACGCTGCCGAAGAGTGCCAAGCAGAAGGAGAG agATCGTTTGCGCCTACAAAAGAAGTTTCAGAAGCAGTTTGGAGTGAGGCAGAAATGGGACCAAAAATCACAG CAGAAGCCTCGTGACTCCTCTGTTGAAGTTCGCAGTGATTGGGAGGTGAAAGAAGAGATGGATTTCCCTCGGCTGATGAAGATGCGCTACCTGGAGGTGTCGGAGCCACAGGACAT AGAGTGCTGTGGAGCCCTAGAATACTATGACAAAGCCTTCGACCGCATTACAACAAGGAATGAGAAGCTACTGAGGAGTATTAAGCGCATCTTCCATACCGTCACTACTACTGATGACCCAGTTATCCGAAAG CTGGCCAAGACCCAAGGGAATGTGTTTGCCACAGATGCCATCCTGGCCACACTGATGAGCTGCACTCGCTCCGTCTATTCCTGGGACATCATTGTCCAGAGAGTTGGATCCAAGCTTTTCTTTGACAAGAGGGACAATTCAGATTTTG ACCTCCTGACAGTGAGCGAAACAGCCAATGAACCCCCCCAGGAAGAGGGCAACTCCTTTAATTCTCCACGCAACCTTGCCATGGAAGCTACCTACATCAATCATAACTTCTCGCAGCAGTGTCTGAGGATG ggaaaggagaaatacaAGTTTCCCAACCCAAATCCCTTCGTGGAGGATGACATGGATAAAAATGAAGTAGCCTCTGTTGCATACAG ATACCGAAGGTGGAAGCTGGGAGATGATATAGATCTCATTGTCCGCTGTGAACATGACGGAGTGATGACAGGAGCTAATGGAGAAGTGTCATTCATCAACATCAAAACACTGAACGAGTGGGATTCCAGG TATTGCAATGGAGTAGATTGGCGCCAGAAGCTTGActctcagagaggagctgtgATTGCCACCGAGCTGAAAAACAACAGCTACAAATTAGCCCGCTGGACATGTTGCGCGCTGCTGGCTGGATCAGAATATCTTAAACTCGG GTACGTATCTCGTTACCATGTGAAGGACTCTGCCCGCCACGTGATCCTGGGCACGCAGCAGTTCAAGCCAAATGAGTTTGCCAGCCAGATTAACCTCAGCATAGAGAACGCCTGGGGCATCCTGCGATGCGTCATCGACATCTGCATGAAGCTGGATGAGGGGAAGTACCTCATCCTCAAGGACCCCAACAAGCAGGTGATCCGGATCTACAGCTTGCCTGACGGCACCTTCAGCTCTGATGAAgatgaggaggatgaggaggaagaagaggaagaggaag gggtgggggagaggacCCAGGTCCAGAGCACCGACTGGGAAAACGAAGCCTGCCAAGGAGCCCTTCGTTCAACGGCCCCAGGATTTGGGGGAGTGG aggAGGAGAGCTGA
- the EIF3D gene encoding eukaryotic translation initiation factor 3 subunit D isoform X2: protein MAKFVTPVIQDNPSGWGPCAVPEQFRDMPYQPFSKGDRLGKVADWTGATYQDKRYTNKYSSQFGGGSQYAYFHEEDETSFQLVDTARTQKTAYQRNRMRFAQRNLRRDKDRRNMLQFSMQTLPKSAKQKERDRLRLQKKFQKQFGVRQKWDQKSQKPRDSSVEVRSDWEVKEEMDFPRLMKMRYLEVSEPQDIECCGALEYYDKAFDRITTRNEKLLRSIKRIFHTVTTTDDPVIRKLAKTQGNVFATDAILATLMSCTRSVYSWDIIVQRVGSKLFFDKRDNSDFDLLTVSETANEPPQEEGNSFNSPRNLAMEATYINHNFSQQCLRMGKEKYKFPNPNPFVEDDMDKNEVASVAYRYRRWKLGDDIDLIVRCEHDGVMTGANGEVSFINIKTLNEWDSRYCNGVDWRQKLDSQRGAVIATELKNNSYKLARWTCCALLAGSEYLKLGYVSRYHVKDSARHVILGTQQFKPNEFASQINLSIENAWGILRCVIDICMKLDEGKYLILKDPNKQVIRIYSLPDGTFSSDEDEEDEEEEEEEEAGVGERTQVQSTDWENEACQGALRSTAPGFGGVEEES, encoded by the exons atggcgAAGTTTGTGACACCCGTGATCCAGGACAACCCCTCCGGTTGGGGCCCGTGCGCCGTGCCCGAGCAGTTCAGGGACATGCCCTACCAGCCCTTCAGTAAAGGAGACCGCCTGGGGAAG GTGGCTGATTGGACAGGAGCCACATATCAAGATAAAAGATATACAA acAAGTACTCGTCACAGTTTGGTGGCGGAAGTCAATATGCCTATTTCCACGAGGAGGATGAGACTAGCTTCCAGCTGGTGGATACAGCACGAACGCAGAAAACAGCGTACCAGAGGAATCGTATGCGATTTGCACAG AGGAACCTCCGGAGAGACAAGGACCGTCGGAACATGCTGCAGTTCAGCATGCAGACGCTGCCGAAGAGTGCCAAGCAGAAGGAGAG agATCGTTTGCGCCTACAAAAGAAGTTTCAGAAGCAGTTTGGAGTGAGGCAGAAATGGGACCAAAAATCACAG AAGCCTCGTGACTCCTCTGTTGAAGTTCGCAGTGATTGGGAGGTGAAAGAAGAGATGGATTTCCCTCGGCTGATGAAGATGCGCTACCTGGAGGTGTCGGAGCCACAGGACAT AGAGTGCTGTGGAGCCCTAGAATACTATGACAAAGCCTTCGACCGCATTACAACAAGGAATGAGAAGCTACTGAGGAGTATTAAGCGCATCTTCCATACCGTCACTACTACTGATGACCCAGTTATCCGAAAG CTGGCCAAGACCCAAGGGAATGTGTTTGCCACAGATGCCATCCTGGCCACACTGATGAGCTGCACTCGCTCCGTCTATTCCTGGGACATCATTGTCCAGAGAGTTGGATCCAAGCTTTTCTTTGACAAGAGGGACAATTCAGATTTTG ACCTCCTGACAGTGAGCGAAACAGCCAATGAACCCCCCCAGGAAGAGGGCAACTCCTTTAATTCTCCACGCAACCTTGCCATGGAAGCTACCTACATCAATCATAACTTCTCGCAGCAGTGTCTGAGGATG ggaaaggagaaatacaAGTTTCCCAACCCAAATCCCTTCGTGGAGGATGACATGGATAAAAATGAAGTAGCCTCTGTTGCATACAG ATACCGAAGGTGGAAGCTGGGAGATGATATAGATCTCATTGTCCGCTGTGAACATGACGGAGTGATGACAGGAGCTAATGGAGAAGTGTCATTCATCAACATCAAAACACTGAACGAGTGGGATTCCAGG TATTGCAATGGAGTAGATTGGCGCCAGAAGCTTGActctcagagaggagctgtgATTGCCACCGAGCTGAAAAACAACAGCTACAAATTAGCCCGCTGGACATGTTGCGCGCTGCTGGCTGGATCAGAATATCTTAAACTCGG GTACGTATCTCGTTACCATGTGAAGGACTCTGCCCGCCACGTGATCCTGGGCACGCAGCAGTTCAAGCCAAATGAGTTTGCCAGCCAGATTAACCTCAGCATAGAGAACGCCTGGGGCATCCTGCGATGCGTCATCGACATCTGCATGAAGCTGGATGAGGGGAAGTACCTCATCCTCAAGGACCCCAACAAGCAGGTGATCCGGATCTACAGCTTGCCTGACGGCACCTTCAGCTCTGATGAAgatgaggaggatgaggaggaagaagaggaagaggaag caggggtgggggagaggacCCAGGTCCAGAGCACCGACTGGGAAAACGAAGCCTGCCAAGGAGCCCTTCGTTCAACGGCCCCAGGATTTGGGGGAGTGG aggAGGAGAGCTGA
- the EIF3D gene encoding eukaryotic translation initiation factor 3 subunit D isoform X1: MAKFVTPVIQDNPSGWGPCAVPEQFRDMPYQPFSKGDRLGKVADWTGATYQDKRYTNKYSSQFGGGSQYAYFHEEDETSFQLVDTARTQKTAYQRNRMRFAQRNLRRDKDRRNMLQFSMQTLPKSAKQKERDRLRLQKKFQKQFGVRQKWDQKSQQKPRDSSVEVRSDWEVKEEMDFPRLMKMRYLEVSEPQDIECCGALEYYDKAFDRITTRNEKLLRSIKRIFHTVTTTDDPVIRKLAKTQGNVFATDAILATLMSCTRSVYSWDIIVQRVGSKLFFDKRDNSDFDLLTVSETANEPPQEEGNSFNSPRNLAMEATYINHNFSQQCLRMGKEKYKFPNPNPFVEDDMDKNEVASVAYRYRRWKLGDDIDLIVRCEHDGVMTGANGEVSFINIKTLNEWDSRYCNGVDWRQKLDSQRGAVIATELKNNSYKLARWTCCALLAGSEYLKLGYVSRYHVKDSARHVILGTQQFKPNEFASQINLSIENAWGILRCVIDICMKLDEGKYLILKDPNKQVIRIYSLPDGTFSSDEDEEDEEEEEEEEAGVGERTQVQSTDWENEACQGALRSTAPGFGGVEEES, translated from the exons atggcgAAGTTTGTGACACCCGTGATCCAGGACAACCCCTCCGGTTGGGGCCCGTGCGCCGTGCCCGAGCAGTTCAGGGACATGCCCTACCAGCCCTTCAGTAAAGGAGACCGCCTGGGGAAG GTGGCTGATTGGACAGGAGCCACATATCAAGATAAAAGATATACAA acAAGTACTCGTCACAGTTTGGTGGCGGAAGTCAATATGCCTATTTCCACGAGGAGGATGAGACTAGCTTCCAGCTGGTGGATACAGCACGAACGCAGAAAACAGCGTACCAGAGGAATCGTATGCGATTTGCACAG AGGAACCTCCGGAGAGACAAGGACCGTCGGAACATGCTGCAGTTCAGCATGCAGACGCTGCCGAAGAGTGCCAAGCAGAAGGAGAG agATCGTTTGCGCCTACAAAAGAAGTTTCAGAAGCAGTTTGGAGTGAGGCAGAAATGGGACCAAAAATCACAG CAGAAGCCTCGTGACTCCTCTGTTGAAGTTCGCAGTGATTGGGAGGTGAAAGAAGAGATGGATTTCCCTCGGCTGATGAAGATGCGCTACCTGGAGGTGTCGGAGCCACAGGACAT AGAGTGCTGTGGAGCCCTAGAATACTATGACAAAGCCTTCGACCGCATTACAACAAGGAATGAGAAGCTACTGAGGAGTATTAAGCGCATCTTCCATACCGTCACTACTACTGATGACCCAGTTATCCGAAAG CTGGCCAAGACCCAAGGGAATGTGTTTGCCACAGATGCCATCCTGGCCACACTGATGAGCTGCACTCGCTCCGTCTATTCCTGGGACATCATTGTCCAGAGAGTTGGATCCAAGCTTTTCTTTGACAAGAGGGACAATTCAGATTTTG ACCTCCTGACAGTGAGCGAAACAGCCAATGAACCCCCCCAGGAAGAGGGCAACTCCTTTAATTCTCCACGCAACCTTGCCATGGAAGCTACCTACATCAATCATAACTTCTCGCAGCAGTGTCTGAGGATG ggaaaggagaaatacaAGTTTCCCAACCCAAATCCCTTCGTGGAGGATGACATGGATAAAAATGAAGTAGCCTCTGTTGCATACAG ATACCGAAGGTGGAAGCTGGGAGATGATATAGATCTCATTGTCCGCTGTGAACATGACGGAGTGATGACAGGAGCTAATGGAGAAGTGTCATTCATCAACATCAAAACACTGAACGAGTGGGATTCCAGG TATTGCAATGGAGTAGATTGGCGCCAGAAGCTTGActctcagagaggagctgtgATTGCCACCGAGCTGAAAAACAACAGCTACAAATTAGCCCGCTGGACATGTTGCGCGCTGCTGGCTGGATCAGAATATCTTAAACTCGG GTACGTATCTCGTTACCATGTGAAGGACTCTGCCCGCCACGTGATCCTGGGCACGCAGCAGTTCAAGCCAAATGAGTTTGCCAGCCAGATTAACCTCAGCATAGAGAACGCCTGGGGCATCCTGCGATGCGTCATCGACATCTGCATGAAGCTGGATGAGGGGAAGTACCTCATCCTCAAGGACCCCAACAAGCAGGTGATCCGGATCTACAGCTTGCCTGACGGCACCTTCAGCTCTGATGAAgatgaggaggatgaggaggaagaagaggaagaggaag caggggtgggggagaggacCCAGGTCCAGAGCACCGACTGGGAAAACGAAGCCTGCCAAGGAGCCCTTCGTTCAACGGCCCCAGGATTTGGGGGAGTGG aggAGGAGAGCTGA